From the genome of Pseudomonas sihuiensis:
CATCAACAACGTCCACAAAGCCCACTACGTGATGCTCAACGTAGAGTGCACCGGTAAGGCCCTGGCCGAGCTGGAAGACAACTTCCGCTACAACGACGCCGTGATCCGTAACCTGGTCATCCGTCGCGACGAGGCCGTCACTGGCCAGTCCGAGATGCTGAAGGCCGAAGAAAACCGCAGTGAGCGCCGCGAGCGTCGTGAACGTCCTGAAAACGCCGAATCCAACGACGGCGATGACAGCGACAGCAACGACAGCGACAACGCTGACGAGTAATCCACGGATCTATTGAGGAGCCAATCACATGGCACGTTTCTTCCGTCGTCGTAAATTCTGCCGCTTCACCGCTGAAGACGTGAAAGAGATCGATTTCAAAGATCTCAACACCCTGAAAGCCTACATCTCGGAAACCGGCAAGATCGTTCCTAGCCGTATCACCGGTACCAAGGCTCGTTATCAGCGTCAGCTGGCCACCGCTATCAAGCGCGCCCGCTTCCTGGCCCTGCTGCCCTACACCGACAGCCACGGCCGCTGAGACCGGACAGTCGACAAGAGTTAAGGAATAGATCGCATGCGCGCCCTGGCTGAATACATCATGCGCGGCCGTATGCAGGCCACCCTCGTGGTGGTGGGATCGGCAGCGATGCCGCTGTTGTTCTGGTTGAGTGCCGCCGCTGGCAGCCTGGTGCTGTTGCGGCGTGGAGCCAGTGATGCCATCGGCATCCTGGCCTGGGCCATGCTACCGGCGATTGCCTGGTGGTATTTCGGCGAACCGCGCACCTTGCTGGTGCTGGTCGGCGCGCTGGGGTTGGCGTTGTTGTTGCGCGCCAACTGGACCTGGAACCGCATACTGCTGAGCAGTGTGGCACTGGGCCTGGTGTATGGATTTGTCCTTGGGGCAGTGTTCCGCGAACCCATCGCGGCCATGGCTGGTGAGCTGCAGAAGCTGCTGCCAACCATGTTCGATGGGGCTCACCAGCAATTGTCGGTGGGTGAACGCGAGCGTCTCGAGGCACTGATCGCACCGGTGCTGACCGGACTGCTGGCAGCCTTGCTGCAGATTCTGAGCTTGCTGAGCCTGATCCTTGGGCGTTACTGGCAGGCCGTGTTGTACAACCCTGGCGGTTTTGGTCGCGAGTTTCGCGCGCTGAGACTGTCGCTGCCGCAGGCGCTGTTGCTGCTGGCGGGCATGATGCTAGGTCCCAATCTGGGGCCGCAGTTGGCCATGCTCACGCCGCTGTGCAGTGTGCCGCTGCTGTTCGCCGGGATCGCCCTGGTGCACGGCCTGGTGGAGAAGGGTGGGCTCGCTCGCTTCTGGCTGGTGGGCATGTACATCACGCTCCTGCTGTTCATGCAGCTGATCTATCCGTTACTGGTGGTCTTGGCCATCGTCGACAGTCTGTTTGATTTTCGCGGTCGCCTGGCGCGCAAGAACGGCCCGGGCTCTGCGAACGGTGAAGGTTAAAAGTTAAGAGGTAAGACCCAAATGGAAGTCATCCTGCTGGAAAAAATCGCCAATCTGGGCAACCTGGGCGACAAAGTGAACGTTAAAGCCGGTTACGGCCGTAACTTCCTGCTGCCGCAAGGCAAAGCCACCGCTGCCACCGAAGCCAACGTTGCTGCTTTCGAAGCACGTCGCGCCGAGCTGGAAAAAGCTGCTGCCGAGAAGAAAGCTTCCGCTGAATCTCGCGC
Proteins encoded in this window:
- the rpsF gene encoding 30S ribosomal protein S6; the encoded protein is MRHYEIIFLVHPDQSEQVGGMVERYTKLIEEDGGKIHRLEDWGRRQLAYAINNVHKAHYVMLNVECTGKALAELEDNFRYNDAVIRNLVIRRDEAVTGQSEMLKAEENRSERRERRERPENAESNDGDDSDSNDSDNADE
- the rpsR gene encoding 30S ribosomal protein S18, producing MARFFRRRKFCRFTAEDVKEIDFKDLNTLKAYISETGKIVPSRITGTKARYQRQLATAIKRARFLALLPYTDSHGR
- a CDS encoding YybS family protein yields the protein MRALAEYIMRGRMQATLVVVGSAAMPLLFWLSAAAGSLVLLRRGASDAIGILAWAMLPAIAWWYFGEPRTLLVLVGALGLALLLRANWTWNRILLSSVALGLVYGFVLGAVFREPIAAMAGELQKLLPTMFDGAHQQLSVGERERLEALIAPVLTGLLAALLQILSLLSLILGRYWQAVLYNPGGFGREFRALRLSLPQALLLLAGMMLGPNLGPQLAMLTPLCSVPLLFAGIALVHGLVEKGGLARFWLVGMYITLLLFMQLIYPLLVVLAIVDSLFDFRGRLARKNGPGSANGEG